From Nicotiana tabacum cultivar K326 chromosome 20, ASM71507v2, whole genome shotgun sequence, one genomic window encodes:
- the LOC107790514 gene encoding putative serine/threonine-protein kinase At1g01540, translating to MSAFLNDELSKKTSIFGLHLWVVVGIIVGAAIVLLLFLISLWYTSKRNSTNPQIPPNISSEIKEIRVDPSRTLPEKPDPLPEPEKEPLNNSGGGGYQQRIQIEIGSGNGKGHLVKFPDRVGSGGGSGQGSGEVRSGEQGSIAVPEVSHLGWGHWYTLRELEIATNFFDHENVIGEGGYGIVYRGVMEDNSSVAVKNLLNNRGQAEREFKVEVEAIGRVRHKNLVRLLGYCAEGAHRMLVYEYVDNGNLEQWLHGDVGPYSPLTWEVRMNIILGAAKGLTYLHEGLEPKVVHRDIKSSNILLDKQWNSKVSDFGLAKLLGSERSYITTRVMGTFGYVAPEYASTGMLNDRSDVYSFGILVMEIISGRNPVDYSRAPGEVNLVEWLKTMVSNRNSEGVLDPKLREKPSSRALKRALLVALRCVDPNAQKRPKMGHVIHMLEADDFPFRDDRRTGREHGRSHHDEMKERVMDKRIIESGDSSGYESTVQTNRSLLRKKEVDDEE from the exons atgTCAGCTTTCTTAAATGATGAGCTCTCAAAGAAGACTTCAATATTCGGTCTACACTTATGGGTAGTTGTTGGTATTATCGTTGGAGCTGCAATTGTACTCCTCCTCTTCCTCATCTCCCTTTGGTACACTTCAAAGCGTAATTCTACAAACCCCCAAATCCCACCAAACATCTCTTCCGAAATCAAAGAGATCCGAGTCGACCCATCTCGGACTCTACCCGAAAAACCGGACCCTCTTCCGGAACCCGAGAAAGAACCCCTAAACAACTCAGGTGGTGGtgggtatcaacaaagaatcCAAATTGAGATTGGGAGTGGGAATGGGAAGGGTCATTTAGTTAAGTTCCCGGATCGGGTCGGTTCAGGTGGCGGGTCGGGTCAGGGAAGCGGGGAGGTGCGTTCGGGTGAGCAGGGGAGCATTGCGGTGCCTGAGGTTTCGCATTTAGGTTGGGGTCACTGGTACACTCTGAGGGAGCTTGAGATTGCTACTAATTTTTTTGATCATGAGAATGTGATTGGGGAGGGGGGGTATGGCATTGTGTACCGCGGAGTTATGGAAGATAATAGTAGTGTTGCTGTTAAGAATTTGCTTAACAACAG GGGACAGGCAGAGAGGGAATTTAAGGTTGAAGTGGAAGCAATTGGTCGAGTTCGGCACAAGAATTTGGTGAGGTTACTTGGTTACTGTGCTGAGGGAGCTCACAG GATGCTTGTGTATGAGTATGTGGATAATGGGAACTTAGAGCAATGGCTCCATGGAGATGTAGGGCCATACAGTCCTCTTACATGGGAAGTTCGGATGAATATTATTCTTGGAGCAGCAAAAGG GTTGACCTATCTGCATGAGGGCCTCGAACCCAAAGTTGTTCATCGTGACATCAAGTCAAGCAATATTTTGCTTGATAAGCAGTGGAATTCAAAAGTATCTGATTTTGGTTTAGCTAAGCTTTTGGGCTCAGAGAGGAGCTACATAACTACCCGGGTTATGGGAACTTTCGG CTACGTTGCTCCAGAATATGCCAGCACTGGCATGTTGAATGACAGGAGTGATGTTTATAGTTTTGGAATTCTTGTTATGGAGATTATTTCTGGAAGGAATCCTGTGGATTATAGCCGTGCTCCTGGAGAG GTAAATCTGGTTGAGTGGCTTAAGACTATGGTTTCTAACCGGAATTCCGAAGGTGTTTTGGATCCTAAGTTGCGTGAGAAGCCATCTTCAAGAGCATTGAAACGTGCCCTTTTGGTAGCATTACGATGTGTAGACCCCAATGCTCAAAAGAGGCCAAAGATGGGGCATGTGATACACATGCTTGAAGCTGACGATTTCCCCTTCCGCGAT GATCGAAGAACTGGAAGAGAACATGGACGTTCACATCATGATGAAATGAAAGAGAGGGTAATGGACAAGCGCATAATTGAATCAGGTGATAGCAGCGGATATGAAAGCACTGTTCAAACCAACCGATCTTTATTGAGGAAGAAAGAAGTTGATGACGAGGAGTAG